The following coding sequences lie in one Pirellulales bacterium genomic window:
- the cls gene encoding cardiolipin synthase: MDQFIHDVYQVFVDFWPRLFAVAHIVASALATAHAVLHKRDTRATIGWVGLIWFSPVIGVALYVMFGVNRIQRRAVLLRSGQLRSEPPASAHIGSPELLEKMLGHQDRHMATLVELVGRLTERPLLRGNQIEPLDGGDVAFPAMLAAIDGASRSIALMTYIFDNDRVGKMFVEALRRAVERGVAVRVLIDDVGSRYTFPSIIGALAKAGVRVERFLRTFVPGYFSYSNLRNHRKILVVDGRSAFTGGMNIREGEFLKLGSKHQIQDLHFRLTGPIVLQLQEVFTEDWAFATKEILEGELWYPPLEPAGEMLARGIRCGPDEDLGEIQLALTGALSCAHSRVAIVTPYFLPDDALISALNVAAMRGVEVDIILPEKNNLITVQWACAGTLWQVLERGCRVWLSPPPFDHTKLMLVDGLWSLVGSGNWDPRSLRLNFEFNVECYDRGLAAALGRIVERKLAAARQITLADVDGRSLPIRLRDGVARLLSPYL; the protein is encoded by the coding sequence ATGGACCAGTTCATACACGACGTCTATCAGGTGTTCGTCGACTTTTGGCCGCGGCTATTCGCCGTCGCGCACATCGTCGCTTCGGCGCTGGCGACCGCCCATGCCGTGCTGCACAAGCGCGACACGCGGGCGACGATCGGTTGGGTTGGCCTGATCTGGTTTTCTCCGGTCATTGGCGTGGCCCTGTACGTCATGTTCGGCGTGAACCGGATCCAGCGCCGAGCGGTGCTCCTGCGGAGCGGACAATTGCGCTCCGAGCCGCCGGCTTCGGCCCATATCGGCTCCCCCGAATTGCTCGAAAAGATGCTCGGCCACCAGGACCGCCACATGGCGACGCTCGTCGAGCTGGTCGGCCGGCTAACCGAGCGGCCGCTGCTCCGCGGCAACCAGATCGAGCCGCTCGACGGCGGCGACGTTGCGTTTCCCGCCATGCTGGCGGCCATCGACGGCGCGAGCCGCTCGATCGCGCTGATGACCTATATCTTCGATAACGACCGAGTCGGCAAGATGTTTGTCGAAGCCCTACGCCGGGCCGTCGAGCGCGGCGTCGCCGTGCGGGTTCTGATCGACGACGTCGGCTCGCGCTACACCTTTCCCTCGATTATCGGTGCGCTCGCGAAGGCTGGTGTCCGCGTCGAACGGTTTCTCCGCACTTTCGTGCCGGGCTATTTTTCCTATTCCAACTTGCGCAACCATCGCAAGATTCTGGTCGTCGATGGCCGGAGCGCCTTCACCGGCGGGATGAACATCCGCGAAGGGGAGTTTCTCAAGCTCGGATCGAAGCACCAGATTCAAGACCTACACTTTCGCCTCACCGGCCCGATCGTGCTGCAACTCCAAGAGGTGTTCACCGAAGATTGGGCCTTCGCGACGAAAGAGATTCTCGAAGGCGAATTGTGGTATCCACCGCTCGAGCCGGCCGGCGAGATGCTCGCCCGCGGCATCCGCTGCGGACCTGACGAGGACTTGGGCGAAATCCAGCTTGCGCTCACCGGCGCGTTGTCCTGCGCCCATTCGCGCGTGGCGATCGTCACGCCTTATTTCTTGCCCGACGACGCGCTCATCTCCGCGCTCAACGTGGCGGCCATGCGCGGCGTCGAAGTCGATATCATTCTGCCGGAAAAGAACAACTTGATCACCGTGCAATGGGCCTGCGCCGGCACGCTTTGGCAGGTGCTCGAACGGGGTTGCCGCGTCTGGCTTTCGCCGCCGCCATTCGACCACACCAAGCTGATGCTCGTCGATGGGCTGTGGAGTCTCGTCGGCTCGGGCAATTGGGACCCGCGCAGCCTGCGGCTGAATTTCGAGTTCAACGTGGAATGCTACGACCGCGGCCTCGCCGCCGCGCTCGGCCGGATCGTCGAGCGCAAGCTGGCCGCGGCGCGGCAAATCACGCTCGCCGACGTCGACGGCCGCAGCCTGCCGATCCGCCTGCGCGACGGTGTCGCCCGACTGCTCTCGCCGTATTTGTAA
- a CDS encoding helix-turn-helix transcriptional regulator, whose translation MIRNETEYREAVERVAEETARIKEERAKLQEKGLSKEDIKRALDPMRSFHEQLKEEIESYERLMRGEFEELHNFEGAGRLLIALRIAKGVSQRELAERLGVHESQVSRDERNEYHGVTVERANRILEALRVEIRSVVEGAEKVPA comes from the coding sequence ATGATTCGTAATGAAACAGAATATAGGGAGGCAGTCGAGCGTGTTGCCGAAGAGACTGCCCGAATTAAAGAAGAGCGGGCAAAGCTTCAGGAAAAGGGCCTGTCGAAGGAAGACATCAAACGAGCGTTGGACCCAATGCGGTCATTCCACGAGCAACTCAAAGAGGAAATCGAGAGCTACGAGCGGCTCATGCGAGGCGAGTTCGAGGAGCTTCACAACTTCGAGGGAGCCGGCCGGCTGCTCATCGCGCTACGCATCGCCAAAGGCGTTTCCCAGCGAGAACTTGCCGAACGCCTCGGCGTCCACGAATCACAGGTTTCGCGGGATGAGCGAAACGAGTACCACGGGGTCACAGTAGAGCGCGCGAATCGGATCCTGGAGGCTCTGAGAGTTGAAATTCGGAGCGTGGTGGAGGGTGCCGAGAAGGTTCCAGCTTGA
- the cysK gene encoding cysteine synthase A, translating to MATIAAPTGVHDDVTQCIGHTPLVKLRRVTQGCAATVVAKLESLNPLWSVKDRIAGAMIDAAERDGKIKSDTVIIEPTSGNTGIGLAFVCAARGYKLVVSMPESMSLERRRMLKALGAELILTPAADGMPGAIRKADELVAANKNYFMPQQFKNPANPEIHRKTTAEEIWRDTDGQVDIVVSGVGTGGTITGVGEVLKSRKPSVKMIAVEPVNSPVITQRRKGEPLKPGRHTIQGLGAGFIPDILNVDIIDDVVLVQDEDAAETTRRMAKLEGLMCGISSGAAAWAAIEVAKRHENRGKLIVAVLPDLGERYLSTKLFPE from the coding sequence ATGGCCACCATCGCCGCACCGACCGGAGTTCACGACGACGTCACCCAGTGCATCGGCCATACCCCGCTCGTGAAGCTGCGCCGAGTGACGCAAGGGTGCGCGGCCACCGTGGTAGCGAAGCTCGAAAGCCTCAATCCACTGTGGAGTGTCAAGGACCGGATCGCCGGGGCGATGATCGACGCCGCCGAGCGCGACGGCAAGATCAAGAGTGACACGGTCATCATCGAACCGACGAGCGGCAACACGGGGATCGGGCTAGCCTTCGTCTGCGCGGCGCGCGGTTATAAGCTGGTCGTCTCGATGCCGGAGAGCATGAGTCTGGAACGCCGGCGGATGCTCAAGGCCCTCGGTGCCGAGTTGATTCTCACTCCCGCCGCCGACGGCATGCCGGGCGCGATTCGCAAGGCCGACGAACTCGTGGCGGCCAACAAGAACTACTTCATGCCGCAGCAATTCAAGAACCCCGCGAATCCCGAAATCCATCGCAAAACGACGGCCGAGGAAATCTGGCGCGACACCGACGGTCAGGTCGATATCGTCGTCAGCGGCGTCGGTACCGGCGGGACGATCACGGGAGTCGGCGAGGTGCTCAAATCGCGCAAGCCGTCGGTCAAGATGATCGCGGTCGAGCCGGTCAACAGCCCGGTGATCACGCAGCGCCGCAAAGGGGAGCCGCTCAAGCCGGGTCGCCACACGATCCAAGGGCTCGGCGCCGGATTCATCCCCGATATCTTGAACGTCGATATCATCGACGACGTGGTGCTCGTGCAGGATGAGGACGCCGCGGAGACGACCCGGCGGATGGCGAAGCTCGAAGGCCTGATGTGCGGCATTAGCAGCGGCGCCGCGGCCTGGGCGGCGATCGAGGTGGCCAAACGCCACGAAAACCGCGGCAAACTCATCGTCGCCGTATTGCCCGACCTTGGCGAACGCTATTTGTCGACGAAGTTGTTTCCGGAGTAA
- a CDS encoding DUF6624 domain-containing protein, whose translation MKKLTAILLLCLGAPAAQAEDRSQPDNVTEPELRRELLERFKTDQEVRNREINWASEHGANVEALSKDKLSAEERTIFEKITAECEKVDGENTKWLMQVIDERGWPTIAMVGKDGANAAWLLVQHADHNRKFQRKCLDLMAKLPKGEVSQSNLAYLTDRVLLAEGKKQRYGTQFTNDDGKFQPSSLEDETNVDKRRAEVGLEPLADYAKTMKEMYGGGPILLSLPALEPYSLPASAERSITDLAARSDVLILGETHGTQEVPAVGAALLAPLSKLGYSALALEVPSDQRGPLIDWATGKTPILPSFFAKPNGDGRGNLQLLALVRAALLPPLRWQVICFDETEAAEQREGEELLKKYKAPKDSQESPDFALQPEVIAMSLRRDASMAASLAKQRQQLAPRAKVLAICGNLHARIANHSAADNPLSALWPSFAAVLQSEHADWRIRSINVQSHRGGFFNGGKVNKLGGPALDHVEAHSEHDGDYSLELALPRATPATFFIAPH comes from the coding sequence ATGAAGAAGCTGACGGCAATACTCTTGCTGTGCTTGGGCGCGCCGGCGGCCCAAGCGGAGGATCGTTCCCAGCCTGACAATGTCACGGAGCCGGAGTTGCGACGCGAGCTGCTGGAGCGATTCAAGACGGACCAGGAAGTTCGCAATCGTGAGATCAATTGGGCGAGCGAGCATGGGGCGAACGTCGAAGCGTTGTCCAAGGATAAACTCAGCGCGGAGGAAAGGACCATATTCGAAAAGATCACTGCCGAGTGCGAGAAAGTCGACGGCGAGAATACAAAATGGCTGATGCAGGTCATTGACGAACGCGGCTGGCCGACGATCGCGATGGTGGGGAAAGACGGAGCGAACGCGGCCTGGCTGCTCGTGCAGCACGCGGATCATAACAGGAAGTTCCAGCGGAAGTGCCTCGATCTGATGGCCAAGCTCCCCAAGGGCGAAGTGTCGCAATCCAATCTCGCCTACCTGACCGACCGGGTCCTGCTCGCCGAAGGCAAGAAACAGAGATACGGCACTCAGTTCACAAACGACGACGGCAAATTTCAACCGAGCTCGCTCGAGGATGAAACCAACGTGGACAAACGCCGGGCTGAGGTTGGCCTGGAACCGTTGGCGGATTATGCCAAAACGATGAAGGAAATGTATGGCGGCGGTCCAATCCTCTTATCTTTGCCGGCGCTCGAGCCGTATTCGCTGCCGGCGAGCGCGGAGCGCTCGATCACGGATCTCGCCGCCCGGAGCGACGTGCTGATCCTCGGTGAAACACACGGAACGCAAGAGGTGCCGGCGGTAGGTGCAGCGCTGCTCGCGCCGCTGTCGAAGCTGGGATACAGCGCCCTCGCCCTCGAAGTCCCTTCAGACCAGCGGGGGCCGTTGATTGATTGGGCCACCGGAAAAACTCCCATCCTGCCGAGCTTCTTTGCCAAACCGAATGGAGACGGGCGAGGCAATCTCCAACTGCTCGCGCTCGTACGTGCGGCTCTGTTGCCGCCATTGCGATGGCAGGTAATCTGTTTCGACGAGACCGAAGCCGCCGAGCAGCGGGAGGGTGAGGAGTTGTTGAAGAAGTACAAGGCTCCTAAGGACTCGCAGGAATCTCCTGATTTCGCATTGCAGCCCGAAGTCATTGCGATGAGCCTGCGAAGGGATGCTTCGATGGCGGCCAGTCTTGCGAAACAGCGGCAACAACTCGCGCCCCGCGCCAAGGTCCTGGCGATCTGCGGTAATCTACACGCTCGCATCGCCAACCATTCCGCGGCCGACAATCCATTGAGCGCACTTTGGCCCTCGTTCGCCGCGGTATTGCAGAGTGAGCACGCCGATTGGCGGATCCGTTCGATCAATGTTCAATCCCATCGCGGCGGATTCTTCAACGGCGGCAAAGTCAACAAACTCGGCGGCCCGGCGCTCGACCATGTGGAGGCGCACTCCGAGCATGACGGCGACTATAGCCTGGAGTTGGCATTGCCTCGTGCAACGCCGGCCACTTTCTTTATCGCACCCCACTAA
- a CDS encoding transposase, whose product MRQYFHISDYRRYFVPGGTYFFTLVAERREPLFAKNWTRRTLGTVIRRCFSKNPVAVVAMVLLPDHLHALWAFPPGDDRYSMRWNWIKGEFTKAFLANGGREQRRKPSRIRERRRSVWQRRFWEHTIRDEEDLESHFDYIHYNPVKHGYAQRPRDWPWSSFHRWVERGHYDVDWGAGYVQPKMPGDAGE is encoded by the coding sequence ATGCGGCAATATTTCCACATATCCGATTATCGCCGCTATTTCGTCCCTGGGGGAACGTACTTCTTCACGCTCGTCGCCGAGCGGCGTGAGCCGCTGTTCGCCAAGAACTGGACGCGGCGCACCCTGGGAACCGTCATCCGCCGCTGTTTCTCGAAAAACCCAGTCGCGGTCGTCGCCATGGTCTTGCTGCCCGACCATCTACACGCGTTGTGGGCTTTTCCGCCCGGCGACGACCGCTACTCGATGCGTTGGAATTGGATCAAGGGGGAATTCACCAAGGCGTTTCTCGCCAACGGCGGCCGCGAACAGCGGCGCAAGCCGTCGCGCATTCGTGAACGGCGCCGCAGCGTTTGGCAACGTCGCTTTTGGGAACATACGATTCGCGACGAGGAAGACTTGGAAAGCCATTTTGATTACATTCATTACAACCCCGTCAAACACGGATACGCCCAGCGGCCGCGCGATTGGCCGTGGTCCAGCTTTCATCGCTGGGTCGAGCGCGGCCATTACGATGTCGATTGGGGCGCGGGTTACGTTCAACCGAAGATGCCTGGCGACGCGGGAGAGTGA
- a CDS encoding DUF1559 domain-containing protein: MSAHCRKHGFTLVELAAVIIIVGMIVALLLPALAASGAQSNRTACENNLRRLGLAVLNFQTVKRRFPTVLFNASAVVASPEDCRPANASGDKSTASYSWLVQILPYIDEATFYRNLSDKSNRFTVQNGPFDPSLVTRTCATQHVSCVPLLTAICPDWAGNAYTRNKLTIDAGRAANPDEPADQGAPEYAAVDAATAGNGDESFKGRVGATCYKPMVGTHMVKGMPIENGGMALASGQGLRMRDFGDGTSNTILLAESKECGYASWYDGTLNWLVGNDPNQPAPGADDKPPWTNAALALNKGFDPKDTNSVPYLKKDKSSNKPQNDVWWGPSSDHAGGIVYHQFVDGHSLGITDACDPATYLALITRDSGEQIDNMKIK; encoded by the coding sequence ATGTCTGCACACTGTAGAAAACATGGGTTCACGCTTGTCGAGCTTGCGGCCGTGATAATCATCGTCGGGATGATCGTCGCGCTGTTGTTGCCGGCTCTGGCGGCGTCTGGTGCTCAGTCGAATCGTACCGCGTGCGAAAACAATCTGCGACGGCTCGGATTGGCCGTTTTGAATTTTCAAACTGTGAAAAGGCGATTCCCAACAGTCCTGTTTAACGCGTCGGCGGTCGTCGCATCGCCAGAGGATTGCCGTCCGGCGAACGCGAGCGGCGACAAATCGACGGCCAGCTATAGCTGGCTCGTTCAGATCCTTCCTTATATTGACGAGGCGACTTTCTATCGAAATCTCTCTGATAAGTCCAACCGGTTTACGGTTCAGAACGGCCCGTTCGATCCTAGCCTCGTGACGCGCACCTGCGCCACGCAACACGTTTCCTGCGTGCCGTTGTTGACCGCAATCTGTCCCGATTGGGCCGGCAATGCGTATACGCGCAACAAACTGACGATCGACGCTGGGCGCGCGGCCAATCCGGACGAACCCGCCGACCAAGGAGCGCCCGAGTATGCGGCGGTCGACGCGGCCACGGCTGGGAATGGCGATGAATCGTTTAAAGGGCGGGTCGGTGCGACCTGCTACAAGCCTATGGTCGGAACCCACATGGTTAAGGGAATGCCGATAGAGAACGGTGGGATGGCTCTCGCCAGCGGGCAAGGATTGAGAATGCGCGACTTCGGCGATGGCACTTCCAATACGATTCTTCTCGCCGAATCGAAGGAATGCGGCTATGCTTCCTGGTACGACGGCACGTTGAACTGGCTCGTCGGCAACGATCCCAACCAACCGGCGCCGGGGGCGGACGACAAGCCTCCATGGACGAACGCCGCCCTGGCGCTCAATAAGGGATTCGACCCGAAGGACACGAACTCCGTCCCGTATCTGAAAAAGGACAAGTCGAGCAACAAACCGCAAAACGACGTCTGGTGGGGACCGTCGAGCGATCATGCCGGCGGAATCGTCTATCACCAGTTCGTGGACGGCCATTCGCTCGGCATCACCGACGCCTGCGATCCCGCCACGTATCTCGCACTAATCACGCGCGATAGTGGAGAGCAAATCGACAACATGAAGATCAAGTGA
- a CDS encoding antibiotic biosynthesis monooxygenase, whose amino-acid sequence MITVGMDYHVIQGKQREFEEKFSAVLGALRGAAGHTDSRLYRDVADDGSYLIISEWSDEQAFQDFIRSQAFRDVTNWGKEQILSDRPRHKIYKH is encoded by the coding sequence ATGATCACCGTCGGCATGGATTATCACGTCATCCAGGGCAAACAGCGCGAATTCGAAGAGAAATTCAGCGCCGTGCTGGGAGCGCTGCGCGGCGCGGCGGGGCACACCGATTCCCGCCTCTACCGCGACGTCGCGGACGATGGCTCGTATCTGATTATCAGCGAATGGTCGGACGAGCAGGCCTTTCAGGATTTTATCCGCAGCCAGGCCTTCCGCGACGTGACCAACTGGGGCAAGGAACAAATCCTCTCCGACCGCCCGCGCCATAAAATCTACAAGCATTAA
- a CDS encoding oligogalacturonate lyase family protein: MHLPTQFRCDILFGVIVCGLVGCMGSTVLAADEPRAGSSDSKAGSQSASPTRASSDISTVQAPAPANEPPTDWIDPATGHRILRLSREPGTSTLYFHQNAYTPRGDKLFVTMTPPRSGRVAQPGGGEAPPARGFVPFSSTMATIDLSALGVAPAKIDKVGDGVVRGAVVGRKSPTVYYIRSEFADEGRVDKVLATNLDTHETREIGKLPFRMGSGLAVNADDTLLGGSFEESRPQPPQNARAAPGRRRDLGARLAARIPMRLFTFDIKTGEVNTFNPSTDWLNHVQFSPTDPTLMMFCHEGPWEKVDRVWTIRTDGTSAKLMHPRTMPNEIAGHEFFGYDGRTIWYDLQTPRSDKFWLAGVSIETGERLRYPLERSQWSVHYNRSHDGKLFAGDGGGPASVANRTPLPENRPLDPPGNGMWLYLFTPQPGEQEPMKVGGETVKVGKFAVEKLVDLSKHNYSLEPNLTFSPDNKWIIFRSNMHGPTHVYAVEVAKAP, from the coding sequence ATGCATCTACCGACGCAATTTCGTTGCGATATTTTGTTCGGCGTCATCGTTTGCGGCTTGGTCGGGTGCATGGGATCAACAGTGCTAGCCGCCGATGAGCCGCGCGCCGGCTCAAGCGATTCGAAGGCAGGCTCGCAATCGGCGAGCCCAACTCGCGCCTCGAGCGACATATCGACTGTCCAAGCGCCCGCGCCGGCCAACGAGCCTCCGACCGATTGGATCGATCCAGCCACGGGGCATCGCATCCTGCGGCTATCTCGCGAGCCGGGCACGTCGACGCTCTACTTTCATCAAAATGCTTACACGCCTCGCGGCGATAAGCTGTTCGTGACCATGACGCCGCCGCGATCCGGCCGCGTCGCGCAACCCGGCGGCGGCGAGGCTCCGCCGGCGCGGGGCTTCGTGCCCTTTAGCTCGACGATGGCCACCATTGATCTTTCGGCGCTGGGCGTCGCGCCCGCCAAGATCGATAAGGTCGGCGACGGGGTTGTACGCGGCGCGGTGGTCGGCAGGAAGTCGCCCACCGTCTATTACATTCGCAGCGAGTTCGCTGACGAAGGGCGTGTCGACAAAGTCCTGGCCACGAATCTCGACACCCACGAGACCCGCGAGATCGGCAAATTGCCGTTTCGCATGGGATCGGGACTGGCGGTCAATGCAGACGACACACTTCTGGGGGGCAGTTTTGAGGAGTCACGACCACAACCGCCACAAAACGCCCGCGCCGCCCCCGGGCGGCGGCGCGATCTGGGGGCCCGCTTGGCGGCGCGGATTCCCATGCGCTTGTTCACATTCGACATCAAGACCGGCGAGGTGAATACTTTCAATCCCAGCACCGATTGGCTTAACCACGTGCAGTTCTCTCCTACCGATCCGACGCTGATGATGTTTTGCCACGAGGGACCGTGGGAAAAAGTCGATCGGGTTTGGACGATCCGGACCGATGGGACCAGCGCCAAGTTGATGCACCCGCGGACCATGCCCAATGAAATCGCAGGACACGAGTTTTTCGGCTACGATGGCCGCACGATCTGGTACGATCTGCAAACGCCGCGCTCAGACAAGTTCTGGCTGGCCGGTGTGAGCATTGAAACCGGTGAGCGCCTGCGTTATCCCCTCGAGCGCTCGCAATGGTCGGTCCATTACAACCGGTCGCACGATGGCAAGCTGTTCGCCGGCGACGGCGGCGGACCGGCGAGCGTGGCCAATCGCACACCGCTGCCGGAGAATCGGCCGCTCGACCCGCCGGGAAACGGGATGTGGCTCTATCTATTCACGCCGCAGCCCGGCGAGCAGGAGCCGATGAAAGTCGGCGGCGAGACGGTGAAAGTCGGCAAGTTCGCGGTGGAAAAACTCGTCGATTTGTCGAAGCACAACTACTCGTTGGAGCCGAATCTAACATTCTCTCCCGACAACAAGTGGATTATCTTCCGCTCCAACATGCACGGGCCAACGCACGTCTACGCCGTCGAGGTGGCGAAGGCGCCGTAG
- a CDS encoding CocE/NonD family hydrolase: MSIIEDQWRFPSPRPAPRGRGRKNCLRLFESILRAIAIAAVLLIQVICSTAVIAQANPPSKPTAEAVYLRENYTKYEYKIPMRDGVKLFTSVYAPKDDSQPYPILLTRTPYSVKPYGVDVYPNDPGGPLAHYAKERFIFVLEDVRGRYGSEGTFVQMRPQLSVKSGPHDIDESTDAYDTVDWLVRNIPNNNGRVGMMGISYPGFYTAAGMIDSHPALKCASPQAPITDWFVGDDFHHNGAFYLPHAFRWLSRFGQKLEEPTREEPKPFDYKTPDGYEFYLNLGPLGNIDKSLFKGKIEFWDELMSHANYDEFWQSRDLRPHLKNVKSAVMTVGGWYDAEDLFGPLSVFHEVERNNPETTNLLVVGPWAHGGWSSSDGDHLGNVRFFAKTSEFFRNEIELPFLKHFLKDDKKYDLPKAYVFETGTAQWRRFDAWPPKNTREKTLYFRAGGRLSFDPPDEKEGEFDEYVSDPNHPVPYIPNIAISMTREHMLDDQRFASSRPDVAVYQTDVLEDDVTIAGPITARLNVSTTGTDSDWVVKLVDVYSGDYPNPEPNPAGVQMGGYQQLVRGEVMRGKFRNSFEKPEPFEPGKKAKVEWVMPDAYHTFRRGHRIMVQVQSTWFPLVDRNPQKFCDIYRAQADDFQKATERIYHSPRATSAIQVLQFAPPK; encoded by the coding sequence ATGAGCATCATAGAAGACCAATGGCGGTTCCCCTCACCCCGGCCCGCTCCCAGAGGGAGAGGGAGAAAGAATTGCCTTCGGCTATTTGAGTCGATTCTGCGCGCGATCGCGATTGCGGCGGTCTTGCTGATTCAAGTTATCTGCTCGACCGCCGTCATTGCGCAGGCGAATCCGCCGTCGAAGCCGACGGCGGAGGCCGTCTATCTTCGCGAGAATTACACGAAATACGAGTACAAGATTCCGATGCGCGACGGAGTGAAGCTGTTCACGTCGGTCTATGCGCCCAAAGACGACTCGCAGCCGTACCCGATTCTGTTGACGCGCACCCCGTACAGCGTCAAGCCCTACGGCGTCGACGTCTATCCCAACGATCCCGGCGGGCCGCTCGCGCATTACGCCAAGGAGCGATTCATCTTCGTCCTCGAAGACGTGCGCGGGCGGTATGGCTCCGAGGGGACGTTCGTCCAAATGCGGCCGCAGCTTTCCGTCAAATCCGGACCGCACGACATCGACGAGAGCACCGACGCCTACGACACGGTCGACTGGCTCGTGCGCAACATCCCCAACAACAACGGCCGGGTGGGCATGATGGGGATTTCTTATCCCGGATTCTACACGGCGGCGGGGATGATCGATTCCCATCCGGCTCTCAAGTGCGCCTCGCCGCAGGCGCCGATCACCGATTGGTTCGTCGGCGACGATTTCCATCACAACGGCGCGTTTTACTTGCCGCACGCGTTTCGCTGGCTCTCCCGATTCGGGCAGAAACTCGAGGAGCCGACGCGCGAGGAACCCAAGCCATTCGACTACAAGACGCCCGACGGCTATGAGTTTTATCTCAATCTCGGCCCGCTCGGCAACATCGATAAGTCGCTGTTCAAGGGGAAAATTGAATTCTGGGACGAGCTGATGAGCCACGCCAATTACGATGAATTCTGGCAGTCCCGCGATCTTCGCCCGCATTTGAAGAACGTCAAATCGGCCGTGATGACGGTCGGGGGTTGGTACGACGCGGAGGACCTGTTCGGCCCATTGTCCGTTTTTCACGAGGTCGAGCGGAACAATCCGGAAACGACGAACCTGCTCGTGGTCGGGCCGTGGGCGCACGGCGGTTGGTCGTCGAGCGACGGCGATCACCTGGGCAACGTCCGGTTTTTCGCCAAGACGTCCGAGTTTTTTCGCAACGAGATCGAGCTGCCGTTCTTGAAGCACTTTCTGAAGGATGACAAGAAATACGATCTGCCGAAAGCCTATGTCTTCGAGACCGGCACGGCGCAATGGCGGCGGTTTGACGCCTGGCCGCCGAAGAATACGCGCGAGAAGACGCTCTATTTCCGCGCAGGCGGACGGCTGTCGTTCGACCCGCCGGACGAGAAGGAAGGCGAATTCGACGAATACGTGAGCGATCCCAATCATCCCGTCCCCTACATTCCCAATATCGCGATCAGCATGACGCGCGAGCACATGCTCGACGACCAGCGCTTCGCCTCCTCGCGCCCCGACGTGGCGGTCTATCAGACCGACGTGCTGGAAGACGACGTGACGATCGCCGGACCGATCACGGCGCGGCTCAACGTCTCGACCACGGGGACCGATTCGGATTGGGTCGTCAAGCTGGTCGACGTTTACTCCGGCGATTACCCAAACCCGGAGCCAAACCCCGCGGGCGTTCAAATGGGCGGCTATCAACAGCTCGTTCGCGGAGAAGTCATGCGGGGAAAGTTCCGCAATAGCTTCGAGAAGCCCGAGCCATTCGAGCCGGGCAAGAAAGCGAAAGTAGAATGGGTCATGCCCGACGCCTATCACACCTTCCGCCGCGGGCATCGGATCATGGTGCA